The Deltaproteobacteria bacterium DNA segment CTCAAGGGCATCATGACTATGATGCCGGCGTTTACCAAGAAGGACGGCGATCGGATCGACGCGACGGATACGGTCGATACCGTCGAGCTGACGCGCACGGTCGATAAGATTATCACCGACGGCGGCTGCAACGTGCTGACCACCACCGGCAGCTTCGGCGAGTTTCATACGCTGTTGTGGGACGAGCATAAAAAATTGATCGAGGCGACTGTCGCGGCGAACAAGAAGCGCGTGCCGCTGTTTATCGGCTGTACTAATTTGAATCCGCGCGAGGCGATCCGCCAGGCGAAGTTTGCCCAGGATGCCGGCGCCGACGGCGTGCTGCTCGGCGTGCCCTTCTATTATCAAGCGAGCGTCGACAACGCGGTGCAGTTCTATCACGACGTCGCCGACGCGCTGCCCAAAATGGGCGTGATGATTTATCACAACCCGACCCATCATCGCGTGACGATTCCGGTGAGCGCGTTCAAGAAGCTCACCGAGAAACCGAACATCGTCGCCATGAAGGATAGCCACCGCACGCCGCTGCAATTCGTCGAGCTGACCAATCTCACCAAAGGCAAGATGAGCCTCTTCGTCAACCAGACCCAGATGTATCCTTACTATCAAATGGGCGCGGCGGGCTGCTGGTCATTCAACGTTTGGATGGGGCCGTCACCGGTGATGGCGTTGCGCGATGCTTGCGTGGCACAGAACTGGGAACTCGCCAAACAGCTCTGCCTCGATCTCGAAGGGCTGAACCGCGTCGGCCCCAACATCGGCAGTCTCGTCTGGCGCGAGAACGTTTTCAAACTCGCCGTCAATCACGCCGGCTACTGCACCGCTGGGCCGCTGCGCGCGCCGTGGCGAATCGTACCGGACGAAGTCAACGACAACAGCAAGAAGATCGCGGCGTATTGGAAAACCCTGTGTGCCAAGTATCCGTTGGTGAAAGAAGCGGCGCGCAAGTCGGCGTAAAAGAGTTTTTAGTTTTGAGTGTTTAGTTTTTAGTTAATCGAGCAAAGAGAAAAACAAAATGAACACCACCCAAAAAATCATCGACGGCGACGGCCACGTGGTCGAAGATATCGCCTCCATCGTCAAGTACATGCCGCAGGAATATGTCGCGAGAAGTTTTTCCGAAGCGCGCGGCAAAAACCCGTTTCCGCCCATCGACCATTTACATTCGGCGAATCGCCACATCACCCCTCCAGGCGCCTTCGCCAACGTCGGCCGCGAAGGCTGGGAGCTGTTTCTTGAAGATGTCGGCATCGGCACCACCGTGCTCTACACCAGCGCCGGTCTCGCTTTTGGCAAGATCGTCAGCCGCGACTGGGCCATCGAGCTGGCGCGCGCTTACAATAATTGGCTGCACGACACCTATCTTTCAAAAAGTCCGCGCTTCAAAGCGATGGGCTTGATCCCGTTGCAGGAGCCGGCCGAAGCTGTGATCGAGTTGCGCCGCATCGTCCGCGATCTCGGTTTCTCAGGCGCCATGCTGCCGTCCATGGGCGTCAACATGCCGCATCTTGGCTCGCAAAAATATTGGCCGATTTATGGCGAAGCTGAACGTTTGGGCTGCGCCATCGCCATCCACGGCGGCGCCCATGAAAATTTATTGATGGACGACATGAGCCCCTACGCCGTGCCCAACGCGCTCGGCCATCCGATGAGCCAGATGATCGCCTTCGCCGGGATTATTTTTAACGGCATCTTCGATAAGTTCCCCGGCCTGCGCATCGGCTTCATGGAGGCGGGAACCGCATGGCTGCTCACCTGCATGGAACGCTTCAACGGCTCGTGGGCGAGCCATGTGCAGCATGATCCGCGCGGCCGTTTCTTACAGCTTAAGAAAGGCGAGAAGATCAAGGACTATATCAACCGCCACATCGACGACGGCCGGATTTTCGTCGGCTGCGAAGGCGAAGAGCTGAGCATCGCCGAGGCGGTGCGTATCACCGGCAACAAGCCCTATCTTTTCTCCACCGACTATCCCCATGAAGTCGACGCCGCGACCTGCAAACACGAGCTGCAAGAGTTGCGCGAGAACCCGAATCTTAAACCAGCCGACAAGGACGCCATCCTGTTCGGCAATTCGAAGAGGTTTTATCAGTTGGCGAATTGACCCTCTCGTTTCGCGAGGGTCATCCTGAACGAAGTGAAGGATCTCTGCCGATAAGCCGAGATTCCTCGTCGCTTCGCTCCTCGGAATGACAGTTACGCAGGCTCTAGCATTTAGGAGAAGAACGATGAGCAACAAAAAACACAAAATCATCGACGGCGACGGCCATGTCGTCGAATCCCATACCGAGATCGCGGCGCGTATGCCGGCGGTTTACCGTGAACGCTTCGGCGCGGCGCGCGGTCCTTATCCACCTAATGACCATTTGCACGCCGCCAATGCGCATATTTTACCGGAGGGCGCCTTCGCCAAAGTCGGCCGCGAAGGCTGGATCGATTTCATGGAAGATGTCGGCCTCACTAGTGCCGTGCTCTACCCGACCAACGGTTTGTCCTTCGGCCGCGTCGTCAGTCTCGACTGGGCCATCGAATTAGCCAAAGCTTACAACGACTGGATGCACGACGAATACTTGAGCAAGAGTTCGCGCTTTCAGGCCTTGAGTTTGATCCCATTGCAAGAACCGCAGGAAGCGGTGAAAGAACTGCGACGCAGCGTTAAAGAGCTGGGGTTCTGCGGCGCCATGCTGCCGAGCACCGGCGTCGCCGGCGCGCAGAATCATTTGGGCGACGACAAGTACTGGCCGATCTACGAAGAGGCCAATCGCCTTGGCTGCTGCATCGGCATCCATGGCGGCGTGCACGACAACATGGGACTCGACGACATGACGCCCTACGCGCCGGTCAATGCGCTGGGCCATCCCTTCGGCCAGATGGTGAATTTCTCGGGACTCCTGTTCAGCGGCGTCTTCGACAAATATCCCAAGGTTCGCTTCGGCTTCATGGAAGCCGGCGCCGGCTGGTTCGTCAATTGTATCGAGCGGCTGGAGCGCGCCTGGAACAGTCATATCCAGTACGATCCGCGCGGCCGATTCATGAAGCTTCGCGACAAGGAGTCGGTCACCGATTATATCAAGCGTCATGTCGATGAAGACCGCATCTTCGTCGGCGTCGAGGGTGATGAGCTGACCTTGCCCTTCGCGGTCAGCGTGGTCGGCAATAAGCCGTTTATTTTTTCCTCGGACTTTCCCCATGAGGTCAACAACGAAACTTGCAAAGAAGAACTCGAAGAGCTGGACGAAAATCCCCGGCTGACGAAAGAAGACAAAGACGGCGTGCGCTACAGAAATGCCGAGCGGTTTTACGGCTTGGCCACAAATTAGGATTCAATTAACCGCACCCTTCGACGATGCTCAGGGCGATCGGGGCTACAAAAGACGCAAAATAGTTGTCGTAGGGGGCGGGTTTTAAACCCGCCCTTTTTTCGCCCTCACCCCGACCCTCTCCCATCGGAATGGGCGAGGGAGAAAACTACAGAGACTGAAATTACTATGAAATTGATATGCCGCGTGATCCTCGTTTTAGCCACGATCACAAACACGGTCACGCTCCACGCTCAGTCTTTAACGACCTTCCGCGTCGCCAACGGCACCAGCGGTGAAAACCCCGCGGTGCTCTGGGTCGGCGTCGACCAAGGGATTTTCCGCAAGCATGGACTTAATGTGGAAGTGATTTTTATGCGCACCGGACCGTTGGCGATGTCAGCGCTGGTCTCGGGCGATGTCTCGGCAGTTTTAACCAGTTCGAATAACGTTATGAACGTCGCCGCCGGCGGCTTGGACGTGGTCGCCATCGCGACGCTGATCAATAAACCCGAAGGTGACATGATCTCGCGGCCGGAAATCAAGAAGGCCGAAGAGTTGCGCGGTAAAACCATCGCCATTCAAAGCATCGGCGGCGGCGGCTGGGCCAACAACATGCTGGCGTTGGACCACTTCGGCCTCGATCCCGACCGCGACAAGATCAACTTCCTGGTTCTCGGCGATCAGGCGTCGCGTATTCAGGCCCTCGAAAACGGCCGCGCCCACGCCTCATGGATGGGACCGACCTTCAGCGCGCCGCTCAAGAAAAAAGGTTTCACAGTTTTACTAGACCTCACTAAATCGCCGATACCCTATCTCGGCTCATCATTGATCGCCCGCCGTGCCACCTTTCGCCAGGAGCAAAAACATTACGAAGCAATGCTGCAAGGGACCTTGGACGCCATGCATTTCTTCGTCAAACCGGAAAACAAATCCGCGGTCCTGAAATCAATAGCGCGGGTGCTCCGGCTGCCGCGGGTCGAAGATGCCGAAAGCGGCTACAACGGACTCTTGGCAACCTATAGCATCGACTTGAAGCCAAAACCTGAGGGCGTGAAAAAAATCTATTCCATACTCCTGCGCACCAATCCCAAACTGCAAACCCTCAAACCGGAATCGATCATCGACGACAGCCTGATCCAAAAAATCCACGCTAGCGGATATTAGTGGTAAAGCAGAGAAGATATTTCACCACGGAGAGCACAGAGAACACAGAGAAAAGATATCGAATTTCTTTTGCGCCCTTTGCAGTCCCGATCGCCCTGAGCATCGTCGAAGGGTGCGGCCAATCATCCGAGTCCGATTCTTTTCCAAGGAGGAACTCCATGATCGC contains these protein-coding regions:
- a CDS encoding amidohydrolase is translated as MTVTQALAFRRRTMSNKKHKIIDGDGHVVESHTEIAARMPAVYRERFGAARGPYPPNDHLHAANAHILPEGAFAKVGREGWIDFMEDVGLTSAVLYPTNGLSFGRVVSLDWAIELAKAYNDWMHDEYLSKSSRFQALSLIPLQEPQEAVKELRRSVKELGFCGAMLPSTGVAGAQNHLGDDKYWPIYEEANRLGCCIGIHGGVHDNMGLDDMTPYAPVNALGHPFGQMVNFSGLLFSGVFDKYPKVRFGFMEAGAGWFVNCIERLERAWNSHIQYDPRGRFMKLRDKESVTDYIKRHVDEDRIFVGVEGDELTLPFAVSVVGNKPFIFSSDFPHEVNNETCKEELEELDENPRLTKEDKDGVRYRNAERFYGLATN
- a CDS encoding ABC transporter substrate-binding protein, with the protein product MKLICRVILVLATITNTVTLHAQSLTTFRVANGTSGENPAVLWVGVDQGIFRKHGLNVEVIFMRTGPLAMSALVSGDVSAVLTSSNNVMNVAAGGLDVVAIATLINKPEGDMISRPEIKKAEELRGKTIAIQSIGGGGWANNMLALDHFGLDPDRDKINFLVLGDQASRIQALENGRAHASWMGPTFSAPLKKKGFTVLLDLTKSPIPYLGSSLIARRATFRQEQKHYEAMLQGTLDAMHFFVKPENKSAVLKSIARVLRLPRVEDAESGYNGLLATYSIDLKPKPEGVKKIYSILLRTNPKLQTLKPESIIDDSLIQKIHASGY